One segment of Podospora pseudopauciseta strain CBS 411.78 chromosome 5 map unlocalized CBS411.78m_5.2, whole genome shotgun sequence DNA contains the following:
- a CDS encoding uncharacterized protein (COG:O; EggNog:ENOG503NX06), producing MGADQSTPRGASQAATIVTQQKTCYYEVLGVDRQVPDEEIRRAYKKKALELHPDRNYHDTENATRKFAELQTAYEILSDPQERAWYDSHRDAILRGDDEVAGGAPGGQDPGNHTSANAVFALMGRFNSSVPMDDSPRGFFGILNVFFEQLAAEEAAACEWDGTIPTHYPPFGKAEDDYNTVGKSFYNVWSSFSTRKSFQWKDVHHLAHAPDRRIRRLMEKENKKLRDEGIREFNDAVLSLVAFVKKRDPRYVPNTQSEAERQQVLRNSAAAQAARSRAAHQEKMAEYVVPDWAQPKERQDYEGEFSMSEEESEVEEIECVVCNKTFRSEKQFEAHEKSKKHIKAVQQLKRQMRKENMHFDLNPQDSPGASTPQSPQPEQDAQVIQRERDMTNTAPLASEDGRTGEEKQGPVEQDDDQEQSTQSSSSPEDDEYAPRSTVEERIVNGAGATKKVSQPQADDSGDLADSTAASVANLTLSEPAPGKKVGKAKLKREKKAARQAESQIQDSLQCVVCKEAFPSKNKLFDHIKELKHAAPVSATPGKSGKQKRKK from the exons ATGGGAGCTGACCAATCCACACCTCGGGGTGCCAGTCAGGCGGCCACCATCGTCACCCAGCAGAAAACATGCTATTATGAAGTTCTAGGAGTTGATCGTCAGGTGCCGGACGAAGA AATTCGGAGGGCCTACAAGAAAAAGGCATTGGAGCTGCATCCCGATCGCAACTACCACGATACCGAGAACGCGACGCGGAAGTTTGCCGAGCTACAAACAGCATACGAAATACTATCGGACCCCCAGGAACGAGCTTGGTACGACTCGCATCGAGATGCTATCCTCAGGGGTGATGACGAAGTGGCTGGGGGTGCGCCTGGCGGACAGGACCCCGGCAATCACACCTCGGCGAATGCTGTCTTTGCACTGATGGGTCGATTCAATTCCAGCGTACCGATGGATGACAGCCCGCGTGGTTTCTTTGGGATATTGAACGTCTTCTTCGAACAGCTTGCCGCAGAAGAAGCTGCAGCCTGCGAGTGGGACGGAACCATCCCTACACACTACCCACCGTTTGGCAAAGCGGAAGACGACTACAACACCGTGGGCAAGTCGTTTTATAATGTGTGGTCAAGCTTCTCGACGAGGAAATCCTTTCAGTGGAAGGATGTGCACCATCTTGCGCACGCACCAGACAGGAGGATCCGTCGCTTGATGGAAaaggagaacaagaagcTTCGCGATGAGGGCATCAGAGAATTCAACGATGCGGTCCTCTCTTTGGTTGCGTTTGTCAAGAAAAGAGATCCCCGTTATGTTCCCAACACACAGTCTGAGGCGGAACGGCAGCAGGTCCTTCGTAATTCCGCGGCAGCCCAGGCGGCCCGGTCGCGGGCGGCGCACCAGGAAAAGATGGCCGAGTACGTGGTGCCAGACTGGGCGCAGCCGAAAGAACGCCAAGACTACGAGGGCGAGTTTTCCATGTCGGAAGAAGAGtccgaggttgaggagatCGAATGCGTGGTGTGCAACAAGACGTTTAGGAGTGAGAAACAGTTCGAGGCTCACGAAAAGAGCAAGAAACATATCAAGGCAGTACAGCAGTTGAAAAGACAGATGAGAAAGGAAAACATGCACTTTGATCTAAATCCTCAAGATTCACCAGGGGCATCTACGCCGCAGTCTCCACAGCCAGAGCAGGACGCGCAAGTCAtccagagagagagggacATGACCAACACAGCACCGCTGGCCTCTGAGGACGGGAGGACCGGAGAAGAAAAGCAAGGGCCCGTCGAGCAGGATGATGATCAAGAACAGAGCACACAATCATCGTCGAGTCCAGAAGATGACGAGTATGCACCACGTTCCACGGTGGAAGAGCGCATTGTCAACGGGGCAGGAGCCACCAAGAAGGTGTCACAGCCACAAGCAGACGATAGCGGAGACTTGGCAGATTCTACAGCTGCGAGCGTTGCCAACCTCACACTCAGCGAACCGGCGCCAGGTAAAAAGGTTGGTAAGGCGAAACTGAAGCGAGAAAAGAAAGCAGCTCGGCAGGCAGAGTCACAAATCCAGGATTCG CTACAATGTGTGGTATGTAAAGAGGCATTCCCAAGCAAGAATAAGCTCTTCGACCACATCAAAGAACTCAAACATGCAGCTCCGGTCTCTGCCACGCCTGGTAAATCTGGAAAacagaagagaaagaaataa
- the STR2 gene encoding Cystathionine gamma-synthase (EggNog:ENOG503NWEN; COG:E): protein MPAFNLGESIPPHTEHAVSVSLPTWRANVGYEEGEDWVVGSMTTGYPRFFIHRSIQAFAKDILEKIGKKGLVAFLFPTRQVAARCVSFVKLRAPPVIVSSLEVLHLVLDPVNPQSKALRGLSPSISAVICSPEGFGFLKQYWQHTGDGVSSRRAEFCHSLFKDGLLRVDESPNTAAPMSPKPCRGPRRYQRGGSLDAGKPSTTSQTSTTVPDREETSRFLEERFGRNLDVSFVEPAKSAIKRRIAGALRSDRELTSSPVPEKEMESNTRGVVNLREDDIYLFPAGMNAIFNAHRALLGARGGLKSVNFGFPYVDTLKILEKFGPGCVFYGNASEADLDDLEARLKAGERFLGLFCEFPGNPLLTCPNLARIREMADKYDFAVVVDETIGTFANINVLPFADIVVSSLTKIFSGDCNVMGGSAIFNPNSRYYSALKDFARTGYEDTYWPEDVMFMERNSRDFASRIERINANAEAICDVFRENKLIKAVFYPRDNESSANYEACKVPGGGYGGLISVVFHRKEQAVAFYDAVDTAKGPSLGTNFTLTSPYVLLAHYQELEWASQFGVDPDLIRISVGLEDTADIVNVFQAALHVAEHGSQ, encoded by the exons ATGCCCGCCTTCAACCTCGGCGAGTCTATCCCGCCGCACACGGAGCAT GCGGTGAGTGTGTCACTACCAACGTGGAGAGCAAATGTTGGTtatgaagaaggagaggactGGGTTGTTGGCAGTATGACCACTGGTTATCCTCG cttcttcatcCACAGGAGCATCCAAGCTTTTGCCAAAGACATTCTGGAGAAAATTGGGAAAAAAGGGCTGGTTGCTTTTCTGTTCCCAACTCGTCAGGTTGCTGCCCGGTGTGTGAGCTTTGTCAAATTACGCGCTCCTCCTGTCATCGTGTCATCTCTTGAAGTTCTGCATCTGGTTCTTGACCCGGTAAACCCGCAGTCCAAGGCTCTTCGTGGGCTATCTCCCTCTATCTCGGCCGTCATCTGCTCTCCCGAGGGTTTCGGTTTTCTGAAGCAGTATTGGCAGCACACGGGCGATGGTGTCTCTAGCCGCAGGGCAGAGTTCTGTCACAGTCTCTTCAAGGATGGTCTGTTGCGTGTGGATGAATCCCCCAACACGGCCGCGCCCATGAGCCCAAAGCCATGCAGAGGACCAAGGCGTTACCAACGAGGGGGCTCTCTCGACGCAGGAaagccatcaaccacatccCAAACGTCAACAACCGTCCCTGACAGAGAGGAGACGTCGCGATTCTTGGAGGAGCGCTTCGGTCGGAACCTGgatgtttcttttgttgagcCCGCCAAATCTGCCATCAAACGGCGAATTGCCGGGGCGCTCAGAAGCGATCGTGAACTAACATCTAGCCCGGTGCCCGAAAAGGAGATGGAATCCAATACCCGTGGTGTTGTCAACCTCCGCGAGGACGACATCTATCTTTTCCCAGCCGGCATGAACGCCATCTTTAACGCTCACCGTGCCCTTCTTGGAGCGCGTGGAGGTCTCAAGTCGGTCAACTTCGGGTTCCCTTATGTTGACACCCTCAAGATTCTTGAGAAGTTTGGCCCTGGATGCGTCTTCTACGGCAATGCGTCCGAGGCCGACCTTGACGACCTCGAAGCTCGGCTGAAAGCAGGCGAGCGCTTCCTGGGGCTCTTTTGTGAATTCCCGGGCAATCCGCTCCTCACTTGCCCCAATCTTGCCCGCATCCGCGAGATGGCCGACAAATACGACTTTGCCGTCGTGGTGGACGAAACAATCGGGACCTTTGCCAACATCAACGTTCTCCCCTTCGCCGATATCGTCGTCTCTAGCTTGACCAAGATCTTCTCGGGTGACTGCAACGTCATGGGAGGCAGTGCCATCTTTAACCCAAACAGTCGATACTACTCTGCGTTAAAAGACTTTGCCCGCACGGGGTACGAGGACACATACTGGCCCGAGGATGTCATGTTCATGGAGCGAAATAGCCGGGATTTTGCGTCTCGGATTGAACGGATCAACGCCAACGCTGAGGCCATCTGTGATGTGTTTCGTGAGAACAAGCTCATCAAGGCGGTCTTTTACCCGCGTGATAACGAGTCCAGCGCCAACTACGAAGCCTGCAAGGTTCCTGGTGGAGGGTACGGCGGGTTGATCTCGGTCGTGTTCCACCGCAAGGAGCAGGCTGTTGCATTTTACGATGCTGTTGACACAGCCAAGGGGCCAAGCCTGGGAACCAACTTCACGTTGACATCCCCCTATGTGCTTTTGGCTCACTATCAAGAGTTGGAATGGGCGTCGCAATTTGGTGTTGACCCTGATCTGATCCGCATCAGCGTCGGGTTGGAGGACACTGCTGATATTGTAAATGTGTTTCAAGCTGCATTGCATGTAGCAGAGCACGGCTCGCAATAG
- the HTB1 gene encoding histone H2B (EggNog:ENOG503P1WK; COG:B) codes for MPPKAADKKPANKAPATASKAPEKKDAGKKTAASGEKKKRTKARKETYSSYIYKVLKQVHPDTGISNRAMSILNSFVNDIFERVATEASKLAAYNKKSTISSREIQTSVRLILPGELAKHAVSEGTKAVTKYSSSTK; via the exons ATGCCCCCCAAGGCCGCTGACAAGAAGCCCGCCAACAAGGCCCCCGCCACTGCCTCCAAGGCtcccgagaagaaggatgctgGCAAGAAGACCGCTGCCTCtggcgagaagaagaagcgcaCCAAGGCGCGCAAGGAGACCTACTCCTCCTACATTTACAAGG TCCTCAAGCAGGTCCACCCCGACACTGGTATCTCCAACCGTGCCATGTCCATCCTCAACTCTTTCGTGAACG ACATCTTCGAGCGCGTCGCGACCGAGGCTTCCAAGCTTGCCGCCTACAACAAGAAGtccaccatctcatcccGTGAGATCCAGACCTCCGTGCGCCTCATCCTTCCCGGCGAGCTTGCCAAGCACGCCGTGTCTGAAGGCACCAAGGCCGTCACCAAGTACTCGTCGAGCACGAAATAG
- the ATG4 gene encoding Cysteine protease atg4 (BUSCO:EOG09264B3O; EggNog:ENOG503NVXP; MEROPS:MER0013559; COG:U; COG:Z), giving the protein MKSTRSGSNNWQSAVSGTSPKIATAMEAAISAGAEVSRVGRRILQRIWDPEPTNDRSSNEPVWCLGCSYLLDTKEYGTPPTLTTSTPPADATLTAIVPESGAGVESEPRRATEKAGVPVNTSNAKAVAPIPVAASGQHQLQVPETPPLSVASSFDSALAYEEPGQDGGWPPAFLDDFESRIWMTYRTGFEVIPRSTDPKAAAALSFTMRFKTSFGDQTGFSSDTGWGCMIRSGQSLLANAMLISRAGRAWRRTTNPDIEREIVCLFADNPRAPYSIQNFVNHGAAACGKYPGEWFGPSATARCIQALAKKHDSSLRVYLTRDLPEVYEDNFMSTANPDGNHFHPTLILVSTRLGIDKINPIYHEALISTLQLPQAIGIAGGRPSSSHYFIGAQGQWLFYLDPHHPRPALPYRENPNDYTIEELDSCHTRRLRHLHVEDMDPSMLIGFLIKDEDDWDLWKSSVKHVQGKAIINVSPHDPEHGMGFGRAGAIDEVETLSDGDDTDTVLDL; this is encoded by the exons ATGAAGTCGACGCGCTCAGGCAGCAACAACTGGCAATCGGCCGTCTCGGGAACATCACCCAAGATCGCGACTGCGATGGAGGCAGCGATATCCGCCGGGGCCGAGGTCAGCCGTGTAGGCCGACGCATCTTGCAGAGAATCTGGGACCCAGAGCCTACCAATGATCGAAGCAGCAATGAACCagtgtggtgtttgggttgcTCATATCTCCTCGATACAAAAGAATACGGCACACCCCCTacgctcaccaccagcacaccACCCGCAGATGCCACTCTTACCGCTATAGTACCCGAGTCTGGGGCAGGCGTGGAATCGGAGCCACGAAGAGCCACAGAGAAGGCAGGAGTGCCGGTGAATACATCGAATGCAAAAGCAGTTGCCCCAATCCCCGTTGCGGCTAGTGGTCAGCACCAGCTACAAGTGCCCGAAACACCTCCTCTCTCCGTTGCCAGCAGTTTTGATTCAGCTCTTGCGTACGAAGAGCCCGGTCAAGATGGCGGCTGGCCCCCGGCCTTTCTCGATGATTTCGAGTCCCGCATATGGATGACATATCGTACCGGATTCGAAGTAATTCCTCGCTCGACCGACCCGAAAGCGGCCGCAGCCTTGTCCTTTACCATGCGATTCAAGACTTCTTTCGGGGACCAGACCGGCTTTTCATCAGATACGGGCTGGGGATGCATGATCAGGTCTGGGCAGAGCTTGTTGGCCAATGCAATGTTGATCAGCCGTGCAGGACGTG CTTGGAGACGAACGACGAACCCTGACATCGAACGCGAAATCGTGTGCCTATTCGCAGATAATCCTCGTGCTCCATATTCCATACAGAACTTTGTCAACCATGGTGCAGCTGCTTGTGGAAAGTACCCTGGAGAGTGGTTTGGCCCATCTGCGACGGCACGGTGCATCCA GGCTCTGGCCAAGAAGCACGATAGCTCCCTGCGAGTGTACTTGACACGAGATCTTCCTGAAGTATACGAAGACAACTTCATGTCAACCGCGAACCCTGACGGCAACCACTTTCACCCGACATTAATTCTGGTATCTACGAGGCTGGGGATTGACAAGATTAACCCAATCTACCATGAAGCGCTCATATCTACCTTACAATTGCCACAAGCCATTGGTATTGCTGG CGGACGcccgtcatcatcccacTACTTCATCGGTGCTCAGGGGCAATGGCTCTTTTACCTCGATCCCCATCACCCACGGCCGGCGCTTCCTTATCGAGAGAATCCGAATGACTATACCATAGAAGAATTGGACTCCTGCCACACCCGACGATTGCGGCATCTCCACGTTGAAGACATGGACCCTAGCATGCTCATTGGCTTTCTCAtcaaggatgaggatgattgGGATCTGTGGAAGAGCTCTGTCAAGCATGTTCAGGGCAAGGCCATCATCAATGTCTCGCCTCATGACCCGGAGCACGGGATGGGTTTCGGTCGAGCGGGAGCGATTGATGAGGTGGAGACACTGAGTGACGGGGACGACACAGATACGGTGCTTGATTTATGA
- a CDS encoding uncharacterized protein (COG:O; EggNog:ENOG503P0AW) produces MKFGHAFKEALEAETYPRHWVDKAVPYRQLKKILGKVREELINNGYDPDTLQKLVAERNAEYRLESDDSQLLRPKLVVRPATTSAQPLDQKTEVDSLPESPVSLSPTSSASTEPGPSALTHDSAPPYSHRQQQTSDGEWVDVPLDADARFFSVLQQDVNELDTLQDKERVAMIENIHVIGNEIAQVARPRKPVIDFSRSDLYRWREILDLYLSAEVFFSTNEVSGGARSSDRARKQLVWFQEEVGKRQLPQKFKIKSSAVAFQHFLSLNATLLQNLQFQELNQTAITKIIKKFDKRTSLGVKKTFPKVMNSAHFISETISKDICAQLSRDVISLVPQVVDYTCIVCLSICWLPIRLDCDHLFCIRCMIKMQNRQKRFCPLCRADVIQRANESHIDMELVRYLERWFPKETKEKQRNNEDERRKELLGDLYVEGAQPPCIVM; encoded by the exons ATGAAATTCGGCCACGCCTTCAAGGAGGCCTTGGAGGCTGAGACCTATCCAAGACACTGGGTAGACAAGGCGGTTCCCTATCGTCAGCTCAAAAAGATCCTTGGTAAGGTGCGGGAGGAGCTGATAAACAATGGCTACGATCCGGACACGTTACAAAAGCTGGTGGCTGAGCGAAATGCCGAATACCGCCTAGAGTCGGACGACTCCCAGCTTCTGAGACCCAAACTGGTTGTGCGTCCAGCCACTACAAGTGCTCAACCTCTGGATCAGAAAACAGAAGTCGACTCGCTGCCAGAATCACCAGTATCTCTATCTCCCACCTCTTCAGCCAGCACAGAACCTGGACCATCAGCCTTGACACATGACTCTGCGCCCCCGTATAGCCATCGCCAGCAACAAACCAGTGACGGCGAGTGGGTTGACGTCCCGTTGGATGCCGATGCTCGCTTTTTCAGTGTCCTCCAGCAGGATGTCAATGAGTTGGATACTCTCCAGGACAAGGAGCGGGTTGCCATGATCGAAAACATCCACGTGATTGGAAACGAGATCGCACAAGTAGCCAGACCGCGAAAACCAGTCATCGACTTCTCCCGGTCAGATCTGTATCGCTGGCGCGAGATTCTGGACCTCTACCTCTCGGCCGaggtcttcttctccaccaacgAGGTTTCCGGCGGTGCTCGCAGCAGCGACAGAGCTCGCAAGCAACTCGTCTGGTTCCAAGAAGAGGTGGGCAAGCGCCAGCTGCCGCAGAAGTTCAAGATCAAGTCCAGCGCCGTCGCCTTCCAACACTTCCTCTCGTTGAATGCCACGCTGCTGCAGAACTTGCAGTTCCAGGAACTGAATCAGACAGCCATAACAAAAATAATCAAAA AATTCGACAAGAGAACGTCACTGGGGGTGAAAAAGACTTTTCCAAAAGTCATGAACTCGGCACACTTCATCTCCGAGACCATATCCAAGGACATCTGCGCCCAGCTGTCTCGAGACGTCATCAGCCTTGTCCCACAAGTCGTGGATTACACGTGCATTGTCT GCCTCTCCATATGTTGGCTACCCATCCGACTGGACTGCGACCATCTGTTTTGCATCCGGTGCATGATCAAGATGCAAAACAGGCAAAAGCGCTTCTGCCCGCTATGTCGAGCCGATGTGATTCAACGGGCCAACGAAT CACATATCGATATGGAGCTCGTTCGATACTTGGAAAGGTGGTTTCCaaaggagaccaaggagaAGCAGAGGAACAACGAGGACGAGCGGCGAAAGGAGCTCCTGGGCGATTTGTACGTGGAAGGTGCACAGCCGCCGTGTATCGTGATGTGA
- the SQS1 gene encoding squalene synthetase-like protein (EggNog:ENOG503NZPN; COG:S), translated as MPPKRGKRPYAGPKAAHLRSTPRVQGHVSSFSSTTFFQSVAHSNDFSLKDEVRNTQSHHLDSAWTSGTVKLRQKPVSFVSAGYSEPLKLLEDIEQDKVHPGEATESKADDMDITTVDVNLNVSAEAVIEKTTLVELDSAAKGKMVLSNSTSQDNPSSETPQEQAQDLFFFDVSGDKAIRDKHRAVHPPPLVPIRKPSLAESDSSEEVILFRGRAGNAKTVPQSNFVVRNGVATNTTTAITPTGHKTEPTAAEETSLRDYPEVIPVAREKRAGRQRSRSKASKIPKTDEDDEEDAILADYIANMSANPEDDFISDQLRSFNNRRDLGGDNFALNLGSGDENDIPVVEDLSGDEQQAESSGSGLSDADEDDGDENDEPDEDDDMDADMDDEELARLLAKQEELGLGSDELVLIPESFGVSKRGAKKGGQKRATSSSFAKSANASSVADAFDDLDLADWTVPVPRKRRSKQPPNFNISDSEIEAKLKLDWSRDRERKKERKLARESLRGQGLLDKNASPDDLRVKYPVGLRLEDFKTELVAFLISSDERLEFPPLDKHGRMVLHQLALKFNVKSQSTGKGTTRRPVLYRSKRTITFKPHQITEATRQVDGAVRRVGRKYFPRADVAGPRGDTPRDGFRGNAHVSVKALVLREGEVVGASAPELGQENKGRAMLEKMGWSKGMALGALENKGILEPVAQVVKKSKAGLGRT; from the exons ATGCCGCCAAAGAGGGGAAAGCGGCCATATGCAGGCCCCAAGGCTGCTCACCTTCGATCTACCCCCAGAGTCCAGGGCCATGTCAGTTCCTTTTCCTCAACGACGTTTTTCCAGAGTGTTGCGCACTCAAATG ACTTCTCTTTGAAGGATGAGGTTAGGAACACTCAGTCCCACCACCTTGACTCAGCCTGGACTTCCGGTACGGTGAAACTTCGACAAAAGCCTGTATCGTTTGTTAGTGCTGGATACAGCGAGCCTTTAAAACTTCTTGAAGATATCGAGCAAGACAAAGTTCACCCTGGCGAGGCTACAGAGAGCAAGGCCGACGACATGGACATCACTACCGTGGACGTCAACCTCAACGTATCCGCGGAGGCTGTCATAGAGAAGACGACTCTCGTTGAGCTAGATTCAGcggccaagggcaagatgGTTCTTTCCAACTCGACGTCTCAAGACAACCCCTCCAGCGAGACTCCCCAAGAACAGGCACAAgacctctttttcttcgACGTTAGCGGAGATAAAGCTATTCGAGACAAACACCGTGCTGTCCATCCGCCACCCCTGGTTCCCATTCGGAAGCCATCATTGGCCGAATCTGATTCCAGCGAGGAAGTTATCCTCTTCAGAGGCCGTGCAGGTAACGCCAAAACAGTTCCGCAAAGCAACTTTGTGGTTCGTAACGGCGTTGCTACCAATACCACAACCGCCATAACTCCGACCGGTCATAAGACCGAACCTACAGCTGCAGAGGAAACGAGCCTCCGTGATTATCCCGAAGTGATTCCTGTAGCCCGCGAAAAACGAGCAGGACGCCAGCGCAGCCGTTCAAAAGCTTCCAAGATTCCCAAAAccgacgaagatgatgaagaggacgcCATTCTGGCAGATTATATCGCCAACATGAGTGCCAACCCAGAGGATGACTTTATTTCAGACCAGCTACGTTCATTCAACAACCGTCGGGATCTTGGGGGTGACAATTTCGCTCTCAACCTCGGCTCCGGTGACGAGAATGACATACCGGTGGTTGAAGATTTGTCAGGCGACGAACAACAAGCTGAGTCTAGTGGTTCTGGTCTTAGTGATGCCGACGAAGATGACGGGGATGAGAACGATGAGCCagatgaagacgacgatATGGACGCCGATATGGATGACGAGGAGCTTGCACGACTTCTTGCCAAGCAGGAAGAgcttgggttggggagcGACGAGCTTGTTTTGATACCCGAGTCTTTCGGAGTAAGCAAACGAGGGGCGAAGAAGGGAGGCCAGAAAAGggcaacatcctcatcgttCGCCAAATCTGCGAATGCCAGCTCCGTTGCTGATGCATTTGATGATCTGGATCTTGCCGACTGGACTGTGCCAGTCCCCCGCAAGCGACGCTCCAAACAACCACCCAATTTCAACATTTCGGATTCTGAAATCGAGGCAAAACTGAAGTTGGATTGGTCACGCGATCGGGAACGAAAGAAAGAGCGCAAACTTGCCCGTGAGTCATTACGTGGTCAGGGTCTTCTTGACAAGAACGCCAGCCCCGACGATTTGCGCGTCAAGTATCCAGTTGGCCTTAGACTGGAAGACTTCAAAACTGAGCTGGTGGCTTTTCTGATCAGCTCGGATGAGCG TCTTGAGTTCCCCCCGCTCGACAAACATGGGCGTATGGTCCTCCACCAGCTTGCCTTGAAATTCAATGTCAAGTCCCAGTCTACCGGAAAGGGCACAACACGCCGGCCGGTTCTCTACCGGAGCAAGCGGACCATCACATTCAAACCGCACCAGATCACAGAAGCGACACGCCAGGTAGATGGTGCCGTCCGCCGGGTGGGGCGCAAGTACTTCCCCCGTGCTGACGTAGCTGGTCCACGGGGCGACACTCCCCGGGATGGATTCAGAGGAAATGCACATGTGAGCGTAAAAGCCCTGGTACTtcgagaaggagaggtggttggCGCCTCTGCCCCTGAGTTGGGCCAGGAAAATAAAGGTCGCGCgatgttggagaagatgggcTGGAGCAAAGGCATGGCTTTGGGAGCCTTGGAGAACAAGGGGATCTTGGAGCCCGTCGCTCAGGTCGTCAAGAAGTCGAAGGCTGGCCTTGGTCGTACATGA
- a CDS encoding uncharacterized protein (EggNog:ENOG503PD4G), with product MPQLPFLEVEDLSSSLSFYSAIVEPLGLRHISTERGHFPSVTFGNSERDPVFQLRQVVASRDRPLRRSRIAVSAPSPGAADEAFEFAFRANPDLRDTSYLRHPAEAYPAASGTSAHRATTHSGGTRVIISDLDYNIMEIVYQPPFDYPPHYSGSTVRRTRSTDEEAGRILTWNFDVAGSLRPAPVGASSAYSGPPRADPRRSLSYHDYEEEEVEVRDYDDEDDHHGHDHDVRRPPPPAAGLKRSVTTGTSNYEPAASARENSTGLSAGAVVGTLLGVAGVAAGAALTYNMVRGDRTRASAHDDYDAPPFSRRSTFPDKYDSYLDRKGRYLDTERPADKGRYSDEYGSGLDYWRQGPDYVARYTQVTSPRSRDVDGAYDDARGRHSIPRSRASVRPRSEAANSREPYLLGEPEYRGYVSSKSSKHPPIVQRGYTYDGPERDSYVSSRSQRSSNTLRASPADAYLPSSHPVSHSRSGSRVTTTTYKVSDSPRGYSREEIYGSARHIPFSESRASPYTSARDPLLASGRAPPYLSAREATYPSDNRAGAYYSARHAPLPRSSGGSSRARYGEDDDDDDADSIAPSDSISCVGSRRSR from the coding sequence ATGCCCCAACTCCCTTTCCTCGAGGTGGAGGACCTCTCCTCATCGTTGTCTTTCTATTCCGCCATTGTTGAACCACTGGGCCTCCGACACATCAGCACAGAGCGCGGGCACTTCCCGTCGGTTACATTTGGCAATTCAGAACGGGATCCAGTTTTCCAGCTCCGCCAGGTGGTCGCAAGCAGAGACCGGCCCCTGAGGCGCTCACGCATAGCGGTCAGCGCTCCCTCGCCGGGCGCGGCCGACGAAGCCTTTGAGTTTGCATTTCGGGCTAATCCCGATCTTCGGGACACATCATACTTGCGCCACCCTGCCGAGGCCTACCCGGCGGCCAGTGGCACGTCTGCCCACCGGGCGACAACGCACAGTGGCGGGACCCGCGTGATTATAAGTGACTTGGACTACAACATCATGGAGATTGTGTACCAGCCCCCTTTCGACTACCCTCCACACTACAGCGGCTCGACTGTCCGGCGCACACGGTCAACCGACGAAGAAGCAGGCCGTATATTGACCTGGAATTTCGACGTGGCAGGCTCGTTACGACCCGCCCCTGTTGGTGCCAGTTCTGCGTACAGCGGCCCACCCCGGGCTGATCCACGACGCTCGCTGAGCTACCACGActacgaagaagaagaagtagaAGTCAGAGactacgacgacgaggacgaccaccacggccacgaCCACGACGTGAGaaggcctcctccccccgcgGCAGGATTGAAGCGCAGTGTCACGACGGGCACTTCCAACTACGAACCGGCTGCCTCGGCCAGGGAGAACTCGACCGGACTAAGTGCCGGCGCTGTTGTCGGAACTTTGCTCGGGGTTGCTGGCGTTGCTGCCGGAGCTGCTCTCACCTACAACATGGTCAGGGGCGACCGCACCCGTGCTTCGGCGCACGACGACTATGATGCCCCCCCCTTCAGCCGCCGCTCCACCTTCCCGGACAAGTATGACAGCTATTTGGATCGCAAAGGCCGGTATTTGGACACGGAGCGGCCCGCGGATAAGGGGCGGTATTCTGACGAGTATGGTTCCGGTCTCGATTATTGGAGGCAAGGGCCAGACTACGTTGCTCGATATACCCAAGTCACCTCGCCGAGGAGCAGAGATGTGGATGGTGCCTATGACGATGCGCGGGGCCGTCACTCAATACCTCGTTCGCGGGCTTCTGTACGCCCACGCAGTGAAGCAGCCAACAGCCGCGAGCCATATCTTCTCGGGGAGCCCGAGTACCGCGGTTATGTGAgctccaagtcctccaaaCATCCGCCCATTGTCCAACGTGGGTATACGTATGATGGCCCAGAACGGGATAGCTACGTGTCTTCGCGCAGCCAAAGGTCCAGTAATACGCTCCGCGCATCGCCAGCGGATGCTTATCTGCCGTCATCACATCCTGTCTCGCACTCAAGGTCGGGCAGTCGTGTAACCACAACAACATACAAGGTTAGCGACAGTCCTCGAGGATACAGCCGGGAGGAGATTTATGGCTCGGCCCGTCACATCCCATTCTCAGAAAGCCGGGCTTCTCCGTATACGTCGGCGCGCGACCCGCTCCTCGCAAGTGGGAGGGCACCACCGTATCTCTCAGCTCGCGAGGCCACCTACCCCAGCGATAATCGAGCTGGTGCATACTATTCAGCCCGCCATGCGCCACTTCCCCGGAGCAGTGGAGGAAGCAGTCGCGCTCGCTAtggggaggacgacgacgatgatgatgctgacagCATTGCGCCCAGCGATAGCATTAGCTGTGTTGGAAGCCGGAGGAGTCGTTAA